One window of Dermacentor andersoni chromosome 7, qqDerAnde1_hic_scaffold, whole genome shotgun sequence genomic DNA carries:
- the LOC126535735 gene encoding uncharacterized protein — protein sequence MPGKAYFTEEEKDLFTELLQRYSNVIESKKTDAVSLNAKAKAWERLCTEYNSMPHVRRREVKQLKKLWDNLKQKLKKAMAQQIRDVMATGGGPPPEPLDDRLTRVEALVPHVAVRVPNPFDSDRQSQTPASEAVTDIIDSMMHETDSRYHDSDDEFGMNSNLSQAGGFAEATSQQCSPAPPLSSGGLPAETATSRPSGSQNREDAFMDQGSGAEPVVRRRQSGRLAAVDTALSTELEARLRAVDDERNQRRIEHEARMKMISGEHALKMQQYTDERRKRSALHRMKVRVLKAKEKVQNFKQAILKKQLELLRPGGIAECDLVPQD from the exons ATGCCGGGCAAAGCATATTTTACGGAAGAAGAAAAGGACTTGTTCACGGAACTTCTGCAAAGGTACAGCAATGTGattgaaagcaagaaaacagaTGCTGTGTCGCTGAacgcgaaggcgaaagcgtggGAGCGGCTGTGCACAGAATATAACAGCATGCCGCACGTGCGTCGACGCGAAgtaaaacaactaaaaaaactGTGGGATAACCTGAAACAAAAACTGAAAAAAGCAATGGCGCAGCAGATCAGAGACGTCATGGCCACAG GTGGCGGACCACCGCCTGAGCCGCTAGACGACAGGCTCACCCGAGTCGAGGCGCTCGTGCCGCACGTGGCGGTGCGAGTGCCGAACCCATTTGACAGCGACAGGCAGTCGCAGACGCCAGCCAGTGAAGCCGTTACAGACATTATTGACAGCATGATGCATGAGACCGATTCACGGTACCACGACAGCGACGATG AGTTCGGGATGAATAGTAACCTTAGCCAGGCAGGTGGGTTTGCCGAGGCTACATCACAGCAGTGCTCGCCAGCACCTCCTCTCAGCAGTGGTGGGCTGCCTGCAGAAACAGCAACCTCAAGGCCATCGGGCAGCCAAAACAGAGAAGATGCTTTCATGGACCAAGGCTCAGGAGCTGAGCCAGTTGTTCGCCGTCGCCAAAGtggtcgtcttgctgctgtcgacACAGCATTATCGACGGAGCTGGAGGCTCGCCTTCGTGCTGTAGACGACGAGAGAAATCAAAGACGTATTGAACACGAGGCCAGGATGAAAATGATATCAGGCGAACATGCTTTGAAGATGCAGCAATATACCGATGAACGGCGCAAACGGAGTGCGCTGCACAGAATGAAGGTGCGTGTTCTAAAAGCTAAAGAGAAGGTACAAAACTTCAAACAAGCAATTCTAAAAAAGCAGCTCGAACTCCTCAGGCCAGGAGGCATTGCTGAATGTGACCTCGTTCCACAAGactaa
- the LOC126534631 gene encoding putative nuclease HARBI1, giving the protein MTALQDDSFESYARFLRRANELRYGTVYKPPPLTLARRLTDRQNPLEYYDEGDFLARYRFSKRAVTAILAELQLHCNTDNRGAPLPALLKVLIALRFYGTGSMQTVVGDLVCVSQPSVCRCIWEVTQLICRRLYPKYVRLPNASEARLVMTRFYSIGGFPGVTGCIDCTHIPIKSPGGDDAEVFRNRKGVFSINVQVVSGPELQFFDVVASWPGSVHDSRIFTNSRVSVMYEQKAVTGILLGDQGYACSPYLMTPLRNPQTTAEKRYNRSHIRTRNSIERAFGLWKRRFACLRTKLETLTERTVAIITACAALHNIACTLREPNPNVDEPEPEGEGVALCEPDSPLGTQHRRHLIQRCFTSAQSEDDSDMDTV; this is encoded by the exons ATGACGGCCTTGCAAGACGATAGCTTCGAAAGCTATGCACGGTTTCTTCGACGAGCAAATGAACTCCGTTACGGGACTGTGTACAAGCCTCCACCTTTGACTCTAGCCCGGCGCCTGACTGACAGGCAGAATCCACTGGAATACTACGACGAAGGGGACTTTCTAGCCCGGTATCGTTTTTCCAAGCGAGCTGTTACAGCCATACTGGCAGAGCTGCAACTGCATTGTAACACTGACAACAGAGGAGCGCCGCTACCTGCTCTCTTGAAGGTCCTCATTGCACTGCGTTTTTACGGAACGGGTTCCATGCAAACTGTTGTAGGAGACCTTGTGTGTGTATCCCAACCCTCTGTGTGCCGGTGTATTTGGGAGGTGACACAGCTGATATGCCGACGTCTGTATCCCAAGTACGTTCGGCTGCCAAACGCCAGTGAAGCGAGGTTAGTCATGACAAGGTTCTATTCAATCGGAGGATTCCCTGGGGTTACTGGGTGCATCGATTGTACTCATATACCCATTAAAAGtcccggtggagacgacgcagAAGTCTTCCGAAACAGGAAAGGAGTATTCTCCATAAATGTGCAG GTGGTCTCAGGGCCCGAGCTTCAGTTTTTCGACGTCGTGGCAAGCTGGCCTGGCTCTGTCCACGATAGTCGAATTTTTACTAACAGCAGAGTAAGTGTCATGTATGAGCAGAAGGCAGTAACTGGCATCCTCCTTGGTGATCAAGGTTACGCATGTTCGCCCTATTTGATGACCCCACTGAGGAACCCTCAAACAACTGCAGAGAAAAG GTACAACAGGAGTCACATTAGAACGAGGAATTCCATTGAGCGAGCTTTTGGACTCTGGAAGAGACGTTTTGCATGCCTCAGGACAAAGCTGGAAACGCTGACAGAGCGGACGGTTGCAATTATCACCGCATGTGCAGCACTGCATAACATTGCTTGCACTTTGCGGGAACCCAACCCTAATGTTGACGAGCCGGAGCCTGAAGGTGAAGGTGTGGCATTGTGTGAACCTGACTCACCTCTGGGTACCCAACATCGAAGGCACCTTATCCAGCGTTGCTTCACAAGTGCCCAAAGTGAAGATGACAGCGATATGGACACGGTGTAG